The Corvus moneduloides isolate bCorMon1 chromosome 11, bCorMon1.pri, whole genome shotgun sequence genomic sequence ATATTTACAAACCTTTTTGGagaactctttttctttttcacttaaaaactgagatttttGCTGCTCCAGTAGCAGGTATGATCTTTTCTGTTCCTCCATAGCATACTCCATCTGCTGCATTGAGTCACgcagaattttaatttctccatttttagcaagaatttcatcctgcatttctttcagctgCAAACAGAGGAATTGCATTAAAGGATGGATATAGCCAAAAGTATGTCTTTGCATCAGTATGTGGTTGAAAATTAGGTGTATTTGTAATTTCTAGGGAGAAAAATACTCCTGGTAACCCAGTTCATAAATTCTACACATGTTGCCTCTAATCTTTCTCTGATGAAATCAAACTCagatactgttttctttaattaaaaatgacaagaccatccttctctttccccttctctgcaattacattttttttaagtgttctAGTCACACACATCAGTAATTTATTCACTCTTTGGATGATAACTGATAATTTAATTATACTATTGCATCCATCAGGACAGCCAACAAGCACTCTGTCCTGAGACAAGGTACCACCCCCAGACAGTATCTTCAGGACGTACTGAGTCTCTAATACTTCCTGAGCAGCCACCACCACTCAGAGACAAGACTTTGGAGGGATAATAAAGAAGTTactcagaaaagcaagaagaaaaaagcagaaggacaCTTCTCTACAACTGTAAAATTATGGTTTAACATGGTGTACACATAGGAGATTCCCTGATAAAGGTGGATataacagagctgggaaaaatgcagagaagggagggaaggatgaGAAAGGGAAACAGAGTATCTCTTTCCATAAAGAACCACCAGAAGGTAAAGTAACATAAAGTCACTTAAAAGTCATGTCAGGTCTTCAAAGCTTTTAAGTTGAACAAAACAACTCCAGCTGACTGACTGACAGGCAGTGAAATTATTTGATAGGGagcaaataaaactgaaaaattagcTTTTGCTAATCTGAAATgaccaagaaataaaatattgctctCACTCTTTAATATTACTAGAGCTTTTCCTAGTATAATGGTTTTAACACACCCCTGGATCATAAACATTATTGATCAGCTTGATTAGAATTAAATGCTTGGATCTGGATTTACTCCCACCTTTCAGTTAGTCCTATCAAAAATGTGATAttcagaggagagaggaggataTTGCCAACCTTCTGTTTGACTTCTTCAtgctgtgtctgcagcactTCAAGCTGGAATGCATCTCTCATCAGACCAtcttctgctctgcttcctgctgcagggaaaagcCAAAATCTGAAGCACAGATGATGTACTTACATCACTGGTGACTCAACACCAAGGTTTTGTTATTTGTCATTGCATACATCTGAATATCTTAGGATTTTACTGTCATTACAAACACATAAACTGCCTCATCTAATCACCACAGGAACTTTGCTGGTGGTTGTGCATCAATTCTTACAAAAGAAGAACCCCCCTACTTCAAATTTCTAACCACAGAAAACCAGCAAGATGACCCACAGCAAAGGCAAGCATTTCTTCTGAGATAACTTTAATTAATGGACAAACAAGGGTTCACTGAAAACTTGTTCCCCTGGTGAGATGACAGATGTGAGGGTTGCTGAAACACACTTAGATTATTCAAGCTCTCTAAGCTTCATTATGAAGAACccctgcttttgtttctttcaaagtAAACCTGAAAGTCAGCTGTTAATACAAGGCATGCTATGCATTTAGTAGTGGAAATTAAAGGGAAGAATTCTGAAAGCCAACATGCTACCAGAATATGACACCTAAAGCATGTTAAAAGTTTAGGAAACTAGGCTTTTTTATGTGGCAGGTTTAACATGCAGCACCCTCGTCCCAGGCTGGCATTACCTCCCCACACACCGGGGGCTCCTGGTGCCGTGAGATCAATGCAATGTGCCTGCTGGGATTGTTATTCTCGTTATTCCTCTGAATCCCAACCATCCCTCTGACACCGGGGCTACCACCGTCGGGTGCTGGTGGCTagggggacaggcaggagcaAGTCTCCTAAGGGAacttacaggaaagatggagcaaatctatttacaagagcatgtagtgacagggcAAGAGGGAGGAGCTTCACACTGACGgagatttaggttagatattagaagaaatcttccctgtgaggatggggaggccctgccacaggctgcccagagaagctgtggttgcccttggatccctggaagtgtccaaggccaggttggacgaggcttggagcaacctggagtagtggaaggtgtccctgcccgcggcagggggtgggactggacgagctttaaggtcccttgcaacccaggccattctgcGATTCCTAAAGGGACACCAAACCCTTTCGCAGCAGCGGGGCAGTGCTAGGCAGCCGCCGGGACAGACCGACCTTGCCGCTCGTCCCGGGGCAGCTCCGGGGCTCCCCACGCGTGTCCCGCGGGCGGATCCTGCGACAGCGCCTGCGAGGCCAGGATGTCGATCTGCTCCAGGTCGTCCGCCGTGAAGTCATCACTGTCCCCGAAGGGGTCCACGAACCCGGTCACGGCGCTCTTGGGGCGCTTGTGCGGGGGAAGGCCGTTCCGGAGcgccggcggggcggccgcagccccgctcTCCCCGCAGAGCGCGGGGCCGCTCCGCTTGCGCGGCCCGGGCAGCGCCGCCATGGCGGGATCGGGACCCGCGGGGCCCACACGCCGCGGGACCGCCCCGGCCGCGCCCCCCCCCGCGCGCCGCGCCACCCGCCAATCACCACCGGGCAGCTTTCCCCGCACAGCCAATGAAGTGGCGGCGGTGCCAGAGCCGGCTGTAAGCGCCCTCGCGATTGGTCGTTGGTAGCCGACATGCAAGCTCCTTGTTTattgggagggagggaggcgggAAGGCTCGTCCCCTCAGCGGTGTGAGGGAAAGGCGGTGACGTCAGGCTTCGAGCGGTGACGTCGCTGTGAGGGTTGGGCCGATGACGTCACACCCCGCGCGGGGCCCTGGCTTCATCCCGGGCACGATGGCGTCACACCGGGGCTGGGAGCGCGGCCGTGACCCTTCCCGTGCCGCCGTGGCACTGCCGGCCACAGGCACAACTGCCCTTGGTAACCTGGGACCTCTACCAGATAAAAGTGCAATATTTGCAAAACTCCTGCGCTGAACCTCCACTAACTTGCCTTTGTAATCATATTTTGCCTGTTTTTAAAGGTGGACTGGAAATGGAGTTTCCAGCTCCGTATAACTCAGGTGGGTGTGAGGTTACAGCTATGTTGATAAACCTTTTCAGTGGACCCTAGACCATAGTCTtgcagcacattttaaaaacagggttacaaattattttcatttctataaATCAGTTTACAAATCCCTTGATGGTCTTTTAAGTGAAAACCACTGTGTTAGTACGACAAATTTCCAATTCTGTCAGAGAATTCTGATTTCTCTTGTTCATTTCCGTATTTCGCATTACACGCAGGAAAATTAGATTATTACTAGGGTGTAATTTTCTTTATCCATGCACAGCCTGTGGCGAGCCAGCAAGGCCCAATTAGAAAGCCCTGAGGGTCATTGTTCCCAGCTGTGCTAAAGGGGCAGCAGCTGATCCCTATGGAATCAGCAGGTGGGAACAGCTGCATCTGGTCAGCTCAGGTGCGCAGAAAAGGGGCAGTCTCAGAAGGAAGCTGAGTTTGCATCATTTTAGTTTTGAGGTGCTGCTTGAAGgtgttctttttgtttctctgagaaGTTGTGTTTTGTTAATTATGTACCAAAGTGGGGAAATTGTGGATGGGTTTGATGCTCAAATCGCTGAAGGTACTATTATTTATGTTTGGGattattctttttctccctctagTGGGAATGGTAACATAATGTTTGTCTTTGTAGTCGAGCCCTAAAGAAAAGTTAGTTCTTGCTTTTAagaatggttttatttctttttgtttaaagagaGATACTCTGATAAGACAGAGTAAAACCAAAATTGCTTGTTTAGTTTAAAACCTCTCCTTGTAATTTCTGGAGCTCTGTTTCCACTGCCTATATTTGTAGAGACATGTATTGAGAGCTTAATTTCAGTAATCTAAAAAGAACTTGATTTAGACATTACTTGGTCTTAATtctggggtttggtttttgttgggtttttttattttttaataaatgaatagGATTGTGCTATCATTACtagttttttattgttgttgctTTTAAATAACAGTATACTCTTTGGGTGATATACCTTCAGTTTTactctctcctcttcctctagCTGAAGTtgaggaaaaacagaatgaTAGAACGCTTGcacaagctttatttttaacaagatAAACCAAGACACCAACTCTGTTTTCCTCTACTCCAGGTGTTCctgctgaagagaaaatgaCTTGCAGAGGATCAGAATAACAACAAAGTAAGTCTGAGCTGTAGaattcattttaaatacatCTGCTTGTGGAACCATTTTTGGGCAGGGGGATGAAAGTCAGTTACCTATCTGCTGATTTCTTATCTTTCTGTGTCTTGCTAACATTGAGTCTTAAATCTGAAACTCCCTGAGGAGAACATGAGAAATCAAAGTGTGACTCCAGGATTACCTGAAAGCTGTGGCATCTTTTGATCTTTGTAGCCAGAAGTTCTTATTTCATTTGAATGTTCCACTAAGGACTAATGGATCCAGGTCCCAGACCTCAATCCATGTGAGCCGTTTTAGCATTGCCATTTGACTCTTGCAATACTTTTAATTACCTTTCATTTGGTTTCTCCTTCTACCATTACTTTAGTTTCTCACAAGCAAGTTAAAACCAGGACCCTTACTGTCTGTCCTATCTTTAGCAGAATCTTGTCTGTCTGACCTAAGAGTAAAATCACTGGGAAAACTGGGCATTTGTGCGTTTATTCATATGGACCACACATTGTGGAAGGGGGGAGCTCTTTAGCATAATTAAGCATTAAGTTTAATAACTTATGACTGGATTTGGACAGTTCTTAGTGCTGTTAATGGTATGTTTATTCTTAATGCTAGCAAGAATTCCGTAAGTCCAATAcaattgttgggtttttgtccTGTATTTTAATGAACCTGGACAAGAATGGGTTTGTGTTCTGATTCtcaaaacactgaataaatCAAAACTGGAGTAAGTGAATGGCTGAATCAGTCCAGGTACcaacagagacttttttttttagcttaatTCCTAAAATATGAGGTACTGAAATGCCAAGGGCACTTCCGTGAAAATTTGTTCTAACAAAATAGCATCTTGATCCAGACCTGAGAGCTGGTTAGGAGAGAAGTACTCTGGGTGTTGGGTAAATGTCAAGAGTTTTGTCATTTGCTGGTAGAGGGAAAGGAAATCCCACACTTAAGGATGACCTCGGAGTTGTATGGCTGAGATGATGTGGGAGGTTTTGAGTCTGTGTTAGTACTGGGTCCCGAGAAAcgagagggaaaagggaacgAGGCAGGATGAGGTGGGCCGAGCGGAGCCGCGGCCGGGGGGGCCGAGCGGAGCCGCGGCCGCCCGCGGTGGGAACGGGGCGCGGGGCAGAGCCCGCTGCGCGCGCGTCTCTCCCGTTATTTCCGTTGGGCTCAACGCGAGCCGGAGCGGGGGGGCCGCGTTCGGCCGCCGCCACCGAGCGCTGCCCGCCGGCGCGGGGTGTCCGTGTGTCGGGCTGTCCGTGCCGGTCCCGCCCCACCGCCAGCACAACAAAcccgccccgtcccgcccgCGCCGTGCGGCTGTTGCGCGGAGCCGCCCCCGgccgcgggggccgggccgggccgggcggcgctGGCAGCGGACATGAGGACCGAGATCTCCACGGCGGCCGCGTTCGTGACCCGCCTCCTGCGGGCCGCCGGTGGGGTCGGCGAGGAGCAGCTGCGGTGCTTCTGCGAGTGCCTGCAGGAGGCGATGCGCGGTGAGTGCCGGGGgacatccctccatcccttccttccatcccctccatcccttccttccACCCCCTGTATCCCCTGCGCCCGCGGGGTCCGGCGGAGCGCAGCCCCGCGCTGAAGCTCCTCTTTGTTCCCTCCCGCAGAGCACTACAAGCACCACTGGTTCCCCCTGGTGCCCTCCAAGGGCTCCGGCTACCGCTGCATCAGGATCAACCATAAGATGGACCCCTTGATAGGAAAGGCGGCGGGGATGATCGGACTGAGCCACGAGAGACTCTTCCAGCTCTTACCCAGCGAATTAACGCTGTGGGTCGACCCTTTCGAAGTGTCCTATCGCATAGGTGAGGATGGGTCTATCTGTGTGCTGTACGAAAGCCCCCAGCCCGGGGGGAAGGCGGCCAaacagctggagagcaggacCAGCTGCAAGGAGGAGTGGAGGATTGGGAGATCCAGCCCTTCCAAGAGTTACAACATGATGACGGTTTCTAGTTAAAAACAACTCTTCCCTGTACGATGTTGTATGTATCCCAACCTCATGATAAAGTTAAATGTAAcagctttttactttttaattattttttttcaccctgtAGTCATTAAAGTCGTGGTAGTACTGCCAAGTTCTTTGTGGCCAAGGGCTAAATGTATAAAGCAGTTCTTACACTGCATGTTCCTTTCTGGGTTGTGTCCTGTAAATGCACTGTACAGTCGGTGTATTGTTTTACACATTTATATTTTCGAAAAAGTTTTGGCTATTTGTAATAAAAAGCAATATTGTAGCACTCTTTATGATGGGCTTTAGTCAAAATTAGTacttgctaaaaaaaaaatctgcaatttGTAGAGCAATAACATGGAGGGGGGTGGGAAACAGATCTAACAAACTGCACATAAATCTTTCCAGTGATTTTGTCTGCACAGACTTCTCTCAGGGTCATTCAAGTTTGACTGTGAGGcacaaatcacagaaataactctttatttttcctttttcaaagcaTGCATTTATTTGAGGGCTGGATTCCACCACACCCCAACATTTTAGCAAAAAGAATGGGGGAATTAGTTGTCTTGTTATTTCTAGTTATGGgagtagaaaaataaagacttgcttaaaatgcttttgacttgttttgtttttttcccccaggctTTTAACATTGCTCTCAAAGCTTATTCTATCCATTTGTAATAATTGCAAAAGGCTTTGTAGTTAGAGGTGTAGCTGTGAACATCCATCTTTATTTCAGATCACAACAAAACACTCTGTTTTGGGAAAGCTTTCTGGCTGCCTGTCTTCAGCTGAATAATCTGTGTAGagctgggtgggttttttggtacTGAATGGAAGGAAAGGTGCTCTTCTAATATTTGatctcttgcaaaaaaaaaaaaacccaaaacttgaGTTTATTAGGAAGTGGAGTTTGTGTTTAAAACTGCAACTTAACACCATGTAGGAAGCTCAAGTGAAAATGATCAGCAGTGCTGTAACTGCCTTCACTTTTCTGGAAGGTAAATCCTGCTGTTTCTGGCTTTGAGTTCCCTATTTTTGTCAGGCTCTTTAATACCAGTTGGGTACAAGGTTACTGAAAGTATCAAATACAGTAGTTTGATGTAATAACAAAACTTGTGTTGCTGGTTTTATGTGGATACTCTTAGTGTTGATGTCCCAGTAAAGGATTTTATTCAGAGGTACTGTGATTCCTGTTCTAAGAAGCAGTGGTTTCTAATCCAGCCATAGAAGGCTTTCTGGCATTGCTGTTTTCTGTAGCCTGGTGTTGGAGCACGGTTGAACACTTGATGAAAGGGAGCTTTGTGTGGTGTGAGTATGTcagcaaaaaaacctccttgTGCTGTGTCAATAACATGGTAGAACATACAGCGAGGGAAGGGGCAAGTCTGGGCAAACTGGAAAGGGCAGAACTCCAGCTCACAAAGaggtttttcctttgtttgccTTAGAAAAAGCTGTGGCttgctttttgctgtttgcttatTATCTCGGAGGCAGGCTTGTCTAGTGGTATTTGTTTAATCTGGAGGAAATGCACAGTGCAATTTTCTTAGTAATTAAAACTCTCTAGAAATTGATAGTGTGTTTCTAGTCTATCACTCCAATAAATAAGTTTCTGGGTTACTTGAACAAATGGGTGTTAAAGGTCTGGTGGCAAATTGCCTTTTTATTAGATAAGATTGGAAATTGGTTTTCACGACATTGTTTTAGTCTCTTGAGGAGACAGTaacactttccttttcctctgatgAATATTCAGTGCAGGTAATCCTATTTCCTAGGGATCTCTAAGGGATGTATTTGACACATTTGTCAGTAATCGAGCAAAATAACTTTAAATCTACAAAGGGTGAGGTGCCTTCTTTGattaaatttcatttgaaaggtAATTGGCCTTGCTGCACATTATATTAAGAGCCCACTGGAAAAGATGGGTATGAAGTCTTCAGTTTAACAGGAGCTTTTCCATAGCAGAAAACACTTGAAGTGGAATTGAAGATGACTTGGGAGACAGGATATGGTTTTGAGCTGCTGGGTGTGGTTTGAGGTGAAGGAGGGTGCAGCAGGTTCTTCAGATGTTCTGTTCTTGCCTGGGGTTTGTCCATGTAAGAGCAGAGAAGAGCCCGGATTAATCCAACCATGATGGATTCTGCTTTTATTAATCCTCCCCTAAGCAATGGGATGTTTCAGCTATTATGTAGTATCACATCTCAAGTATCCCATGCTCTTTGCAGGTTTGATGTCTATCACTGAATGGACACTTTAATGCAAGTTAAGTTTCATATATTTAAGCTAATGGCATAGAGTTGAAGTCACTCTGCAGACAAACAGGTGGGGGACAATGGGGCAGTTGAACAAAACCCactgaagcaaagaaaacacttgAGCTGCAAGTAAATACACTGTGATATCTGTGCCATCTAGAACAGCATtccattgctttaaaaaatgtcaaagaTGTACTGACAGCATAAAAGCTGTTCTGAGGGAGAATAGAGAGCTTGGTAGTAAGCCAGGGAGGCAGTTATTTGGAGgaggtaaataaaataaactttgtgTTTTGCCTGAAATGTGGTAAGTTTTGTGTTCTGCTGTTGCAACAAACAAGGCAAAATCTTAACATCTTTAAAATGATGTACTTGTCACACAGGACTGACCACATCTAATCAGTCATGACTCAGAACAGGCTGGTTTGGATTCTGCAGGAAGGATTACTGCATGCTGGCCTCCTTGAAGCACTAAAAATACATGGAGAAAAATCAGTACATGCTTGTTTGGATGAGGATGGGTTAACTGTTGGGTAACTAAAGCTGCagtagaggggaaaaaaaccccatagatTTGCCTGTTTCTCCAAAACTTTGCCTTGCTGCCAAATTAATTACATAATATTTGTCTGGGTGGTAAAATCCACCTGACATAGAAGGTCCTGCTAGTTTATACAGCCTGACCACTTCTGTACTGCAATTATTGTGTATCATCCCCCTGACTCGTTAGTTGGACCTAAGAGCACAGAGATGTATGGTTTTGATATGAGAACTTCAAGAGATAAGGGGATTGTCTGTACTTGTTTCATATTCTATTACCTTTAATGCTaggtaaattaaaatatgaaatttggGATGCTCAGCTTTAGTTTCTAAACGTTGGTGTCCTTATTTCCTTATCCTCAAGatgaaaagcttttcagtgTGTAGCACTTTATATTGCCATCAAATTAAGCctgtttttcatatttaaaggATTAAAAAGATTAAGCTTTTTAAGTTTGAGcatgaataattttcttttaactggGATTTACATACATGCTTTCTGCCAACACTTGTTCCATTTTTAATATGTGCCTGAGAATGTGTTCCCAAGGAATGAGTGCAGTGAACCAACTGATCTGGATCGCTCCGTTCCCGCCACGATTTGCTGTTCACCAGCACTGACAGTGCTGTGAGCTTCACCTCACTGAGAACAATGGAGAAGTACTGACAGAATTGCTAAAAATATGAGGTCTTTCGCTTAACTCATTTTTAATTCCTGTAATGCATTCTTCACTGTTATTTGGTCTAGAATGCCACATGTTGTAGGTGAAGTGCCTCATAAAAACCTAAATAATGAGTTTGTGATTGCTCACACAAAGGACAAATCCCAGGTTGGTTTAGTAGCTTTCTGTAAAGCTGTGTTGATTTGCATTAATGATATTGTTCTCCTTTGAATTATACTCTTATTAGGAAGTGGAGAAGTTAACCTGATTAATTAACCTCCTTTTTACATTTAATCCATGATTAAAAGTCTTGTAAGTCTCCTGCAAttattagtttttaatttttttataccGGGACACCTACTCTAGAGAAATTTTCTATTTGTTCTCACATGCACTGGAAATAGACATTGGGGTCCCACTGATATCCTATGGCAGTTCTCTTGGGCATCTTTCTAGACTTTGTGGTTATGTTTTTTCTTATGAAATcctaaaatttattatttttttatcatctggTCTAGTCataagtatatattttttattgaaTTATCCTCATGCAGTACATAGTTATCCACATTACCAAATACAGGTAGGCAATGTTTATTGATCACTTCCAGCCTTTTGCTGATTACTTCAGCAATTTTAccatatttctcttttcagaacTAGAATTCATTTAAGTGCTGATGTATCTTTAAAGGTCTTTACCTTTGCATAACTGGTTTTCTTAGCTATTTGAACCATGGATTTTCCTCTCATGTTTTTATACCttccttcagatttttttttttacttcacaaTAATCTGTGtatgttggctttttttctgtttcaccttggttttatttaattatgaCTCCGAATTTGGatctaattttaatttctgcctcATGTTGTCTCAGTGTAGCAGCACTCAGCCACCACTTTGGCTGTGTGTGATTTCTCCAGGCTGATTCACGTTTCCATGGCAGAGTGGGAAGATTTGTATTCTTGGGTAATACAGGTGTGCCGGTTCTTGACTTGTAAGGTTGATACTTtttatacattatttttctcatgGTTCCAGAGTCACTCTTAGTAATATTTATGCTATGGGAGTAAtatacttatttattttaatggttttctTGCTGGGGAGtgaatttatttcagtaataacaagtgatattttgctttctgttagAAGGCTATGTAAAATTTTCATTGAGAAGTAAACTGCTGATTTTAGCTTGTAATTTGGT encodes the following:
- the LOC116449614 gene encoding protein BTG1-like; this encodes MRTEISTAAAFVTRLLRAAGGVGEEQLRCFCECLQEAMREHYKHHWFPLVPSKGSGYRCIRINHKMDPLIGKAAGMIGLSHERLFQLLPSELTLWVDPFEVSYRIGEDGSICVLYESPQPGGKAAKQLESRTSCKEEWRIGRSSPSKSYNMMTVSS